Proteins found in one Geobacillus thermoleovorans genomic segment:
- a CDS encoding GNAT family N-acetyltransferase: MEHITIAKLNELDEIVRIDAEVIGDESRRTYIKKAIEEGCCLVAKVNRSIVGFLVYNTHFFECSFISLVVVKPSERRKGYAKSLIKYFENISPTEKIFSSTNQSNERMHRVFLSLGYSKSGFIDNLDEGDPEIIYFKQLKK; encoded by the coding sequence TTGGAACATATAACAATAGCCAAATTGAATGAATTAGATGAGATAGTAAGAATCGATGCGGAAGTTATTGGAGACGAAAGCAGAAGAACATACATAAAGAAAGCAATTGAAGAAGGGTGTTGTTTAGTCGCTAAAGTTAACAGGTCAATTGTTGGTTTTTTGGTTTACAACACTCATTTTTTTGAATGTAGTTTTATCTCATTAGTTGTTGTAAAACCTTCAGAAAGAAGAAAAGGATATGCGAAATCACTAATCAAGTATTTTGAAAATATATCTCCAACGGAAAAGATTTTTTCTTCAACGAATCAATCTAATGAGAGAATGCACAGGGTATTCTTATCACTTGGATATAGTAAGAGTGGTTTTATTGATAATCTGGATGAAGGAGACCCTGAAATAATTTACTTTAAACAACTCAAAAAATAA
- a CDS encoding IS110 family RNA-guided transposase has product MNCTQNYKIDQVTEQTLVVGIDIAKRTHYACFVDDRGRVLRKSFPIFQSKEGFQQLYKAIQGAMQAFGKSEVIVAVEPTGHYWLNLAYFLEEHGIPLVMVNPAHVCRSKELDDNLPTKHDAKDALVIARLAKDGRFLVPRLLHEIEADLRVGSTLKEKLRKEQTAVKNAIVRWTDRYFPEFWTVFRDLGKTALSVLEWTPLPADMAGRTVEELLEVYRQSEGMKCPQKAKIQALINTAKDSIGVTEGTAMARFEIAALVRRYRQLEAEIAALDAELKALVQTTMEYQWLKTVDGLGDATIIDLLAEIGSFAHYRDPRQLVKLAGLTLKENSSGQRKGQKHISKRGRKRLRSVLFRAVIPLIRHNEAFRELHEYYTTRPVNPLTGKQSIVALCRKLLNVLFAICTKKQAFDAERMKQDVLSQVQRAA; this is encoded by the coding sequence ATGAATTGTACACAAAACTATAAAATTGATCAAGTCACCGAACAAACGCTTGTCGTGGGTATTGATATCGCGAAACGAACCCACTACGCCTGCTTCGTGGATGACCGGGGGCGCGTGCTTCGCAAATCGTTCCCGATCTTCCAGTCGAAAGAGGGGTTTCAACAGCTGTATAAAGCGATTCAGGGAGCGATGCAAGCGTTCGGGAAGTCAGAGGTGATCGTCGCCGTGGAGCCGACCGGGCACTACTGGTTGAACCTGGCCTACTTCCTCGAGGAGCACGGGATCCCGTTGGTCATGGTCAACCCGGCGCATGTGTGCCGGTCGAAAGAACTTGATGACAACCTGCCGACGAAACACGACGCCAAAGACGCCCTGGTCATTGCCAGACTGGCAAAAGACGGACGATTCCTCGTTCCCCGGCTGCTGCACGAGATTGAAGCCGATTTGCGCGTGGGGAGCACGCTCAAAGAGAAGCTCCGCAAGGAACAGACGGCGGTGAAAAACGCGATCGTCCGCTGGACGGATCGGTATTTTCCAGAGTTTTGGACCGTGTTTCGTGACTTGGGGAAAACGGCGCTTTCGGTGTTGGAGTGGACGCCGCTTCCGGCTGATATGGCCGGCCGGACGGTGGAGGAGCTTCTTGAGGTGTACCGGCAAAGCGAAGGGATGAAATGCCCGCAGAAGGCCAAAATTCAGGCGTTGATCAACACCGCGAAGGACTCGATTGGGGTGACGGAAGGGACAGCGATGGCCCGGTTTGAGATCGCCGCGCTCGTCCGCCGATACCGCCAATTGGAGGCGGAGATCGCTGCACTGGACGCCGAGTTGAAGGCATTGGTTCAAACGACGATGGAGTACCAATGGTTGAAAACGGTCGACGGGTTGGGAGATGCCACGATCATCGATCTGCTGGCGGAGATCGGCAGTTTTGCCCACTATCGGGACCCGCGTCAATTGGTGAAATTGGCGGGCCTGACGCTCAAGGAGAACTCTTCCGGCCAGCGCAAAGGGCAAAAGCACATCTCGAAGCGGGGACGGAAACGGCTGCGATCGGTGCTGTTTCGGGCGGTGATTCCGCTGATCCGGCACAATGAGGCGTTTCGCGAGCTGCATGAGTACTATACGACCCGGCCCGTCAACCCGCTGACCGGAAAGCAGTCCATCGTCGCGTTATGCCGAAAGCTGTTGAATGTGCTGTTTGCGATTTGTACGAAGAAACAAGCGTTTGACGCGGAGCGAATGAAACAGGACGTCTTGTCCCAGGTGCAACGGGCGGCCTAA
- a CDS encoding IS66-like element ISBst12 family transposase has translation MLTVQQAVFTVESLIGKVQQQKQLIHQLIQENEHLRHENKQLRKENEQLKYRVQELEARTKKNSSNSHLPPSSDRFEKKRSSREPSGKKPGGQEGHEGKTLRQVEHPHHRVVHRVHTCQGCGASLREVKPFKVDIRQVFDVPPVAIEVTQHEREVKSCPHCRCVQQAEFPSHVTNHVQYGPRLTALVVYLHHIQLIPYKRLSDTIEALYQHSISTGTLANMVKRGREALESNMDIIEDALLESNILHVDETSLRINGKLAWVHVACTSRYTYLAPHASRGKKATDDIGILPRYEGTMMHDAFGTYPKYTHATHALCHAHHLRELKGFIEQGHTWAMRMTTFLLAAKQAVEAHHGALSEEEARRWERVYDRILERAQHRLETMTPLPKKALAFVRRLQKRKEEALRFLREVHVPFDNNQAERDLRMVKVKENISGTFREETFAQSFCIARSIVSTLTKHEKNVWDSLCLLLAGETIDRVLSAT, from the coding sequence ATGTTGACGGTACAACAAGCTGTATTTACAGTTGAGAGCTTAATCGGCAAAGTTCAACAACAAAAACAGCTCATTCATCAACTCATTCAAGAAAATGAACATTTGCGTCACGAAAACAAACAACTACGCAAAGAAAATGAACAACTGAAGTACCGTGTTCAAGAGCTGGAAGCACGCACGAAAAAAAACAGCTCCAATAGCCATTTGCCCCCATCTTCTGACCGTTTTGAGAAAAAGCGTTCCTCCCGCGAGCCGTCTGGCAAAAAGCCTGGTGGGCAAGAGGGACATGAGGGGAAGACGCTCCGTCAAGTGGAACATCCACATCATCGTGTCGTCCACCGTGTGCATACGTGTCAAGGATGTGGAGCTTCTTTGCGTGAAGTCAAACCGTTCAAAGTCGATATCCGTCAAGTGTTTGATGTCCCTCCTGTGGCGATCGAGGTGACACAACATGAACGTGAAGTGAAATCGTGTCCACATTGTCGATGCGTGCAACAAGCCGAATTCCCATCCCATGTCACGAATCATGTGCAATACGGTCCACGGCTCACGGCGCTCGTTGTTTATTTACATCATATCCAATTGATCCCGTACAAGCGTTTAAGTGATACAATCGAAGCGTTATATCAACACTCGATTAGTACAGGAACCCTTGCCAATATGGTGAAACGAGGACGCGAAGCGCTGGAATCAAATATGGACATCATCGAAGACGCCTTACTTGAATCCAACATCCTGCATGTCGATGAAACGAGTTTGCGCATCAATGGGAAACTCGCATGGGTGCATGTCGCGTGTACATCGAGATATACATACTTGGCTCCTCACGCTTCTCGTGGAAAAAAAGCGACCGATGATATCGGGATTCTTCCCCGATATGAAGGGACGATGATGCACGATGCGTTCGGTACGTATCCGAAATACACACATGCCACCCATGCCCTTTGTCATGCCCACCATTTGCGTGAGTTAAAAGGATTCATCGAACAGGGGCATACGTGGGCGATGCGCATGACCACGTTTCTGTTAGCCGCCAAGCAAGCCGTCGAAGCCCATCACGGTGCACTTTCCGAAGAAGAAGCGAGACGGTGGGAACGAGTGTATGATCGCATCCTAGAAAGAGCACAACACCGATTGGAAACGATGACGCCTCTTCCGAAAAAAGCACTCGCTTTTGTTCGACGCCTTCAAAAACGAAAGGAAGAAGCGCTGCGTTTCTTACGTGAAGTACATGTTCCCTTTGATAACAACCAAGCCGAACGCGATCTTCGCATGGTCAAAGTCAAAGAGAACATTTCGGGTACGTTTCGCGAAGAAACATTCGCGCAGTCGTTTTGCATCGCAAGAAGCATCGTTTCCACACTGACGAAACACGAAAAAAACGTGTGGGATTCGTTATGTCTTCTGTTGGCAGGCGAAACGATCGATCGAGTTCTTTCCGCTACCTAG
- a CDS encoding ATP-dependent nuclease has translation MFVSDLYIKNFRSIKDIHVSFKEGKNILIGKNNAGKSNIIKALDLLLGEKLPSKSSLDIKDFYAVEREIKGNKKIDYANEMFIAVKLSGKVPDSNTFQEIKIIRQERFGIEYWAKFENDKVIIHDQLKMDYDEFDPKRDFDKFEGTDLCYWIRDKEEVIFYIYANRYGSDDEDMQFIHGMLVKDKKNEKYFRCFPTISKKLRDAFITSSILPAFRDPSNQLKITNWTWYGKLLKSLWDNKNKEVDEEIKKQSEMIKKLTDKVFEDTANDIKSKLKELINYSYISFRMLPNEKDDIYKNVSIYINDGIESQLSEKGSGLQSALIIGLFSYYCSKLHKCNSLLAVEEPELFLHPHARRMLSNKLDEFVSLDDNYKNQVIITTHSQEFIRNTEIENIIVVRKPEGTSETKTFSLTNNERTIQEIQKIKQLLWSKNSELFFADKVILVEGGEEYIIPLIADFIFEQTGILDKRNISVVKVGGKSQFGIYMALLRDLGIDYFVIADFDYLENGLEQIAEYIDGFNYNALSEIRAGLQKYKGDYKKSKEIRKKILDPNQADAKKLCYILDDMCAKREFNEDLISLWEYLRPKISKKTNYNDIKGDEELKMKVDRFLDHLFDNNVMILKKGELEDYYKDLARELTKEVKGKELKVLKLLEIVSHKRYNISDLLDISDYKEAILRVTETK, from the coding sequence ATGTTTGTTTCTGACTTATATATAAAAAACTTTCGAAGCATTAAAGATATCCATGTAAGTTTTAAAGAGGGAAAAAATATCCTTATCGGTAAAAACAATGCTGGAAAAAGTAATATTATTAAAGCACTGGACCTATTACTTGGAGAAAAATTGCCAAGTAAATCATCATTAGATATAAAAGATTTTTATGCTGTTGAAAGAGAAATAAAAGGAAACAAAAAAATAGATTATGCCAATGAAATGTTTATTGCTGTTAAGCTATCCGGAAAAGTCCCAGACAGTAATACTTTTCAAGAAATAAAAATTATCCGGCAAGAAAGATTTGGAATAGAATATTGGGCTAAATTTGAAAATGATAAGGTAATAATACACGATCAACTAAAGATGGATTATGATGAGTTTGATCCGAAACGAGATTTTGATAAATTTGAAGGAACGGATTTATGTTATTGGATTAGAGACAAAGAGGAAGTTATTTTTTATATTTATGCTAATAGATATGGTTCAGATGATGAAGACATGCAATTTATTCATGGGATGCTGGTTAAAGATAAAAAGAATGAAAAATATTTCAGATGTTTCCCGACGATTTCAAAAAAATTAAGAGATGCATTCATTACTAGTTCGATTTTACCTGCTTTCAGAGATCCTTCAAATCAGTTAAAGATAACCAATTGGACATGGTATGGAAAATTACTGAAATCATTATGGGACAATAAAAATAAAGAAGTGGATGAAGAGATTAAAAAGCAGAGCGAAATGATAAAAAAACTAACAGATAAGGTATTTGAGGATACGGCTAATGATATAAAGAGTAAATTAAAGGAATTAATAAATTATAGTTATATTAGTTTTAGAATGTTACCTAATGAGAAAGATGATATATATAAAAATGTAAGTATATATATAAACGATGGTATTGAATCTCAATTATCAGAAAAAGGTTCTGGATTGCAAAGTGCGTTAATTATTGGACTGTTCTCTTACTATTGTTCCAAACTTCATAAGTGCAACTCACTTCTAGCAGTTGAAGAACCTGAACTATTTTTACACCCTCATGCAAGAAGGATGCTTTCTAACAAACTAGATGAATTTGTTTCTCTAGATGACAATTACAAAAATCAAGTAATTATTACGACACATAGTCAAGAATTTATTAGAAATACTGAGATTGAAAACATTATTGTAGTTAGAAAGCCCGAAGGTACTTCTGAAACCAAAACATTTAGTTTAACTAATAACGAAAGAACTATTCAAGAAATACAAAAGATAAAACAATTGCTTTGGAGTAAAAATTCCGAGTTATTCTTTGCTGATAAAGTAATTTTAGTTGAAGGTGGAGAAGAATATATTATACCTTTAATCGCTGACTTTATTTTTGAGCAGACCGGAATATTAGATAAAAGAAATATTTCTGTAGTCAAAGTTGGCGGAAAGAGCCAATTCGGAATTTATATGGCTTTGTTAAGAGATTTAGGAATTGATTACTTTGTTATTGCTGATTTTGATTACCTTGAAAACGGTTTAGAACAAATTGCTGAATACATCGATGGATTTAATTATAATGCTCTCAGTGAAATTAGAGCTGGTTTACAAAAATACAAAGGTGATTATAAAAAGTCAAAAGAAATAAGAAAAAAAATACTCGATCCTAATCAAGCTGACGCCAAAAAATTATGTTATATTTTAGATGATATGTGTGCCAAAAGGGAATTTAATGAAGACCTTATTAGTTTATGGGAATATTTGAGACCAAAGATAAGCAAAAAAACTAACTATAACGACATCAAAGGCGATGAAGAGTTAAAAATGAAAGTTGATCGCTTTCTCGATCATTTATTCGATAATAATGTGATGATTTTAAAAAAAGGTGAATTAGAAGATTACTATAAGGATTTAGCAAGAGAATTGACAAAAGAAGTCAAAGGAAAAGAACTTAAAGTACTAAAACTTCTGGAGATTGTCAGTCATAAAAGATACAATATTAGTGATTTACTTGACATATCTGATTATAAAGAAGCAATCTTACGGGTAACTGAAACAAAATAA
- the istB gene encoding IS21-like element helper ATPase IstB, giving the protein MRAEVKEICKALHLAYIADRFEEVRFETKEQFLRDVLALELSCRQEAKQARLIKKAKFRELKWLKDYEWSGHIHWPATTSREELCDLRFLERKQNVLLLGSPGTGKTHLATALGIQACQQGHEVRFFRVADLVAQLEEALKNGTLGRLKRSLDPCELLILDELGYVPFQKQGSELLFHIIADCYERKSVMVTSNLEFGQWNRVFGDNRLTAALVDRLVHHAHILAFTGESYRLRNALSAIQPSSASGLEP; this is encoded by the coding sequence ATGAGAGCAGAGGTGAAAGAGATTTGTAAAGCGCTGCATTTGGCCTATATCGCAGATCGATTCGAGGAGGTGAGATTCGAAACGAAAGAACAGTTTTTGCGGGATGTATTGGCGCTGGAACTGTCGTGCCGCCAAGAAGCGAAACAGGCTCGGCTGATCAAGAAAGCCAAGTTTCGGGAGTTGAAATGGCTGAAGGATTACGAATGGTCGGGTCATATCCATTGGCCAGCCACGACATCGAGGGAGGAACTGTGTGACCTTCGCTTTTTGGAGCGAAAGCAAAACGTTCTGCTTTTAGGTTCACCTGGAACGGGGAAAACCCATCTCGCCACAGCACTTGGCATTCAGGCGTGCCAACAAGGCCATGAGGTTCGGTTTTTCCGCGTCGCGGATCTTGTCGCCCAGCTGGAAGAGGCGTTGAAAAACGGCACGCTCGGACGGCTGAAACGAAGCCTCGACCCATGCGAACTGTTGATTTTGGATGAACTCGGCTATGTGCCGTTTCAAAAGCAAGGATCGGAACTGTTGTTTCATATTATCGCCGACTGTTACGAGCGAAAAAGCGTCATGGTGACATCGAATCTAGAATTTGGACAGTGGAATCGGGTGTTTGGGGACAACCGTTTGACGGCAGCGTTGGTGGATCGCTTGGTTCACCACGCCCACATCTTGGCCTTTACGGGAGAGAGCTATCGACTGCGGAACGCTCTCTCCGCGATCCAGCCGTCCTCTGCCTCCGGTCTGGAACCTTAA
- a CDS encoding helix-turn-helix domain-containing protein, whose protein sequence is MGKEVASMVNVCRQTVSHYVSLFNEGGLELLLHRDFSPGREPFLTEEQQEKIKQLVLTTTPAELGWDVASAWNTKLLQSYVAKQFGVSISREALRKLLHRKGLSWTRPTYTLAKGNLDEQKQFEKQMDLIKKT, encoded by the coding sequence TTGGGCAAAGAGGTGGCCTCCATGGTCAACGTGTGCCGACAAACTGTTTCCCATTATGTGTCGCTGTTCAACGAAGGCGGCCTTGAACTCCTGCTTCATCGGGATTTCTCCCCCGGGCGGGAGCCGTTTCTCACCGAAGAACAGCAGGAAAAGATCAAACAGCTTGTGTTGACCACTACTCCCGCGGAACTGGGCTGGGACGTCGCTTCGGCGTGGAACACCAAACTCCTGCAATCCTATGTCGCAAAGCAATTCGGTGTTTCCATTTCCCGCGAAGCGCTGCGAAAACTCCTGCACCGCAAAGGGCTGTCGTGGACACGACCGACGTACACACTGGCGAAAGGAAATCTGGATGAGCAAAAACAATTTGAAAAACAAATGGATCTGATAAAAAAAACTTGA
- a CDS encoding IS630 family transposase, with amino-acid sequence MITKETEDAVLLYIDETHIRSYHVLRSTWSEVGRQKQVPTFGHHAHVSLFGAVNVHDGETVLHQTTAANAATFLDFLRMLKERYLDRLIVLVLDNARIHHAKMVKEFLREEGQCFHFIYLPPYSPQLNPIERLWKWLKDTVIANVFHKNRNDIVQAIARFVHYIHERPEEVLQRLGCAG; translated from the coding sequence TTGATCACCAAGGAGACAGAAGATGCTGTTCTTCTGTACATCGATGAAACCCATATCCGCTCTTACCATGTCTTGCGGTCCACATGGTCGGAAGTCGGCCGCCAAAAACAAGTGCCGACGTTTGGCCATCATGCCCACGTATCGCTGTTTGGCGCGGTCAACGTCCATGATGGTGAAACGGTGCTTCATCAAACGACCGCTGCCAATGCCGCGACGTTCTTGGATTTCTTGAGAATGCTCAAAGAGCGCTATTTAGACCGTCTCATCGTCTTGGTGTTGGATAACGCCCGCATTCACCATGCCAAAATGGTCAAGGAGTTTTTGCGGGAAGAAGGACAGTGTTTTCACTTTATTTACCTTCCTCCGTATTCTCCGCAACTGAACCCGATCGAACGCTTGTGGAAATGGCTGAAAGACACCGTGATCGCCAATGTGTTTCACAAAAATCGAAACGATATCGTCCAGGCCATTGCTCGGTTTGTCCACTACATCCACGAACGTCCGGAGGAAGTGCTGCAACGCTTAGGGTGTGCAGGATGA
- the istA gene encoding IS21 family transposase translates to MLAMPEINRIRKLREKKGLSIAEISRETGYNWRTVKKYADGDISVQPTIKRKKGMMEEEGYGQIIDDWLEEDAKLPRKQRRTNKTMFEALCRDHGFQGSYRTVCAYVQKRRPQLKLEKEQRYERLEHPPGEAQVDFGKMTVVTKEGKEEERSVLIMSFPYSNAAFAYPLPAENSECFLHGLTQLFRQAGGVPKALRIDNLSAAIVSIRKGGERRFTEAFEKFQLYYRFDVQVCNPYSGHEKGNAERKVYYTRNLCFIPAPLMESDPELVEWLHRKMVEDRNRPHYEKGRWIEELWQEEQPELLALPEQDLPIFSLDHAYVNKYGEVMVDGKAFVVHGLSVPNRVLVKKEWNRFVVFSSDGDVHLEAPRPYTNVKREIPWKEIFAEWETKPRVVGHSRYRTYLPEAIRTYLAGPPPQVVARLKGLRALLDRHTLYEIAQWLEESQRWDLAPHEIGVLMEAKHSYYPDKWEESYTPSVLIDYETDLTVYDQRLHPAREGGVQR, encoded by the coding sequence ATGCTGGCAATGCCCGAAATTAATCGTATCAGAAAACTGCGTGAAAAGAAAGGGTTATCGATTGCGGAAATTTCCCGTGAAACGGGATATAACTGGAGAACGGTCAAGAAATACGCAGATGGAGACATTTCTGTCCAACCAACCATCAAACGCAAAAAGGGGATGATGGAGGAAGAAGGGTACGGGCAAATCATTGATGACTGGTTGGAGGAGGATGCCAAACTGCCGAGAAAACAACGGCGAACGAACAAGACGATGTTTGAAGCGCTTTGTCGTGACCATGGATTTCAAGGCTCGTATCGCACCGTTTGCGCGTACGTGCAAAAACGAAGACCGCAGCTCAAGCTCGAGAAAGAACAGCGCTATGAACGACTGGAGCACCCGCCAGGCGAGGCGCAGGTGGATTTCGGGAAGATGACGGTTGTGACGAAGGAGGGGAAGGAAGAAGAGCGATCGGTTTTGATCATGAGCTTTCCCTATAGCAACGCTGCGTTTGCTTATCCGCTGCCGGCGGAAAACAGTGAATGCTTCCTCCATGGGTTGACGCAGCTGTTTCGTCAGGCTGGGGGAGTGCCAAAGGCATTGCGCATTGACAATTTGTCCGCGGCCATTGTGTCGATTCGAAAAGGGGGAGAACGCCGATTCACCGAGGCTTTTGAGAAATTTCAACTCTACTATCGGTTTGATGTACAAGTGTGCAATCCATACAGTGGACATGAGAAAGGAAATGCGGAGCGAAAAGTCTATTACACTCGCAACCTTTGTTTCATCCCCGCTCCATTGATGGAGTCGGATCCGGAGCTGGTGGAGTGGCTGCATCGCAAGATGGTCGAGGACCGAAACCGTCCTCATTATGAAAAGGGGCGGTGGATCGAGGAACTATGGCAGGAAGAGCAACCGGAGCTGTTGGCGTTGCCGGAACAAGATCTTCCGATCTTCTCCCTCGATCACGCTTACGTGAATAAGTACGGAGAAGTGATGGTGGATGGGAAGGCGTTCGTCGTCCATGGCCTGTCCGTCCCCAACCGGGTGTTGGTGAAGAAAGAATGGAATCGTTTCGTTGTGTTCTCTTCCGATGGAGACGTCCATCTTGAAGCGCCCAGGCCGTATACGAACGTGAAACGCGAAATCCCTTGGAAAGAGATTTTCGCTGAGTGGGAGACCAAACCCCGGGTTGTCGGACATTCCCGCTACCGGACGTACTTGCCGGAGGCGATCCGAACGTATCTGGCTGGCCCCCCGCCCCAGGTGGTGGCCCGTTTGAAAGGACTGCGAGCGCTGTTGGATCGGCACACGCTTTACGAAATCGCCCAGTGGCTCGAGGAGAGTCAGCGATGGGACTTGGCTCCTCATGAAATCGGCGTGTTGATGGAAGCGAAGCACTCCTATTACCCGGACAAGTGGGAAGAATCATACACCCCTTCCGTTCTAATCGACTATGAAACGGATTTAACGGTGTATGATCAACGTCTTCATCCCGCTCGGGAAGGGGGTGTCCAGAGATGA
- a CDS encoding ParA family protein, whose translation MAITITMGIQKGGCGKSTTTGVLAYLLSRDGYRVLAVDMDSQGNLTELLSRKPSNEFTEKSVLEAMQERDPEPYIVKVNDRLDLLPANNFLATFPRWIYTGETYLGKYIRYKGKPTLILDDTLDKIRHRYDFIVIDTPPSLSEQTTNALCASQYVIMMFECSNWCYSAVPNFMESVEGARVHGRHNTRLLGILRTMNDVRRNDAKAFNEMIEEDYPNEVFKTIITRKAPIGRLSLYGFEENNELNQALEQYENFYKEMMERVQSR comes from the coding sequence GTGGCCATCACCATCACCATGGGCATCCAGAAAGGCGGATGCGGAAAGTCCACGACAACAGGAGTCCTCGCCTATTTGTTGAGCAGGGACGGATACAGGGTTTTGGCCGTCGACATGGACTCGCAGGGGAATTTGACAGAGCTCCTTTCGCGAAAGCCATCCAACGAATTCACGGAGAAATCCGTTCTCGAAGCGATGCAGGAGAGGGATCCGGAGCCGTACATAGTCAAGGTCAACGACAGGTTGGATCTGCTTCCGGCCAACAACTTCCTGGCCACGTTCCCCCGTTGGATTTACACAGGGGAGACGTACCTTGGAAAATATATTAGGTATAAGGGAAAGCCGACCTTGATACTGGACGATACGTTGGACAAGATCCGGCATCGTTACGATTTCATTGTTATCGACACGCCGCCTTCGTTGAGCGAGCAGACGACAAACGCCTTGTGCGCAAGCCAGTATGTCATCATGATGTTCGAGTGCTCCAATTGGTGCTACTCGGCGGTCCCGAATTTTATGGAATCCGTTGAGGGAGCGAGGGTGCATGGGCGGCACAATACCAGGCTGCTGGGCATTCTCAGAACCATGAACGACGTCCGCCGCAACGACGCGAAGGCGTTCAATGAAATGATCGAGGAAGATTATCCGAACGAGGTGTTCAAAACGATCATCACCCGCAAGGCGCCGATCGGACGCCTGTCGCTATACGGCTTTGAGGAAAACAATGAGTTGAACCAGGCGTTGGAGCAGTATGAAAACTTCTACAAGGAGATGATGGAACGTGTCCAAAGTAGATGA